Proteins encoded within one genomic window of Nitrospira sp. SG-bin1:
- a CDS encoding NADH dehydrogenase, whose amino-acid sequence MDILFYIAAAVTVLATLRVITHLHAVHALLYFVVALIALAVIFYLLGAPFAAALEIIVYAGAIMVLFVFVVMLLNQGPLTVEQERSWLSPGMWIGPSLLAFVLLGEVLYILMTSPPPLHDLVGVGPKEVAVALYGPYVIAVELASMLLLSGLVGAYHLGRRLGKERR is encoded by the coding sequence ATGGATATTCTTTTTTACATCGCCGCCGCGGTCACTGTCTTGGCAACGCTCCGCGTGATCACGCATCTGCATGCGGTGCACGCCCTGCTCTATTTTGTCGTCGCACTGATTGCATTGGCCGTCATTTTCTATCTGCTGGGCGCGCCGTTTGCCGCCGCATTGGAAATCATCGTCTACGCCGGCGCCATCATGGTGCTCTTTGTGTTTGTCGTGATGCTCCTGAATCAAGGACCGTTGACCGTCGAACAGGAACGCAGTTGGCTGTCGCCGGGCATGTGGATCGGGCCCAGCCTACTGGCGTTCGTCCTGCTGGGGGAAGTGCTGTACATCCTTATGACGAGCCCCCCGCCGTTGCATGACCTCGTCGGCGTCGGCCCCAAGGAGGTGGCGGTCGCCCTTTACGGACCGTATGTGATCGCCGTCGAACTGGCCTCGATGCTGCTCCTAAGCGGTCTGGTGGGCGCGTATCACCTGGGGCGCCGCTTGGGCAAGGAGCGCCGTTGA
- a CDS encoding NADH-quinone oxidoreductase subunit G (Catalyzes the transfer of electrons from NADH to quinone): MATIIVDNRSYSVDERQNLLAACLGTGLNVPYFCWHPAMGSVGACRQCAVKQFKDEQDRQGRLVMACMTPASDGARISIDDPDAKAFRASVIEWLMVNHPHDCPVCDEGGECHLQDMTVMTGHAYRRYQFPKRTYRNQYLGPFIKHDMNRCIQCYRCVRFYRDYAGGRDLNVFGSHDNLYFGRESDGTLENEFSGNLIEVCPTGVFNDNTLFHHYSRKWDLQSAQSICPHCSLGCNTTPGERYGVLRRVVNRYNSQVNGYFICDRGRFGYDYVNSDGRIKRALLRSTGDRSSPARPEGVSHVLAVAADRLRRARGILGIGSPRASLEANAALRSFVGPDRFFLGIGDREHRLISTILTILTTGPVPSASMHDVEDSDAVFVLGEDVLNSAPRLALALLQSVRQEPIKRADDLKIPRWDDAAVRNVVQGRRGPLFLSGYRRTWLHDHATEGYFAAPDDIARLGFAVARSIEADDSSIPDLSKDARDRAHRIADALKQAERPLVIAGTGSGSQATIEAAADVAWALHRMGKHPRLSFVLPDCNSLGLDLLGGGTLNEASAWIREGKADSIIVLENDLYRHAQPAEADALLNAANTVIVIDSLDHRTSARADILLPAATVPESDGTLLNQEGRAQRFYQVFEPDGDVTESWRWLRDLARATSDETESPSGVATWQTFDDAVSGTAKAVPELARIEEIAPPARFRLVGQKIPRQPERYSGRTAMRSHLTVHEPPPPPDPDTPLAFSMEGYRGPVPSPLIPQFWSPGWNSTQALNKYQDEVGGPLRDEMPGLRLIEPTAAQAPSPFMDIPRPFQPTPHRWLLLSLPALFGSEELSNRAPAVAERIPDPFISLHPSDGARLQLGDGIVIELTLQGVTLRLALRLDSSTPPGTAGISVVHEAVGIRLPAWADLTETIRAERRVA; the protein is encoded by the coding sequence ATGGCAACGATCATCGTCGATAATCGATCCTACTCGGTGGATGAGCGACAGAACCTGCTTGCCGCTTGTCTCGGCACGGGATTGAACGTGCCCTATTTCTGCTGGCACCCCGCCATGGGATCGGTCGGCGCCTGTCGCCAATGCGCGGTCAAACAATTCAAGGATGAACAGGATCGGCAAGGGCGCCTTGTCATGGCCTGCATGACTCCCGCTTCCGACGGCGCCCGCATTTCGATCGACGATCCAGACGCCAAGGCCTTTCGCGCCTCGGTCATCGAATGGCTGATGGTCAACCATCCGCACGATTGTCCGGTCTGCGACGAAGGCGGCGAATGCCATCTGCAGGACATGACCGTCATGACGGGCCATGCCTACCGCCGCTACCAGTTTCCCAAACGGACCTATCGCAACCAGTATCTCGGCCCCTTCATCAAGCACGACATGAACCGCTGCATCCAATGTTACCGCTGTGTCCGCTTCTACAGAGATTATGCCGGCGGGCGCGACCTGAATGTCTTCGGCTCGCACGACAACCTCTATTTCGGTCGGGAGAGCGACGGGACCTTGGAAAATGAATTCAGCGGCAATTTGATCGAGGTCTGTCCGACCGGCGTCTTCAACGACAATACGCTCTTCCACCACTACTCGAGAAAATGGGACCTCCAGTCCGCCCAGTCGATCTGCCCCCATTGCAGTCTTGGGTGCAATACCACGCCGGGAGAACGCTATGGGGTCTTGCGCCGCGTCGTCAACCGCTATAACTCCCAGGTCAACGGATACTTCATCTGCGACCGAGGTCGATTCGGCTACGACTACGTCAACAGTGACGGTCGGATCAAACGAGCCCTCTTGAGGTCGACCGGCGACCGCAGCAGCCCGGCCAGGCCGGAAGGAGTCTCACACGTGCTGGCCGTCGCGGCCGACCGTTTACGACGGGCGCGTGGGATCCTGGGAATCGGCTCTCCCCGCGCGTCGTTGGAAGCCAATGCGGCGCTCCGTTCGTTCGTGGGCCCCGATCGGTTTTTTCTCGGCATCGGCGACCGTGAGCATCGGCTCATCTCGACGATCCTGACTATTCTGACGACCGGTCCTGTCCCCTCCGCTTCCATGCATGACGTGGAAGACTCGGACGCGGTCTTCGTACTCGGTGAAGACGTGTTGAACAGCGCTCCGCGCCTGGCGCTCGCGCTTCTGCAATCGGTTCGCCAAGAGCCGATAAAACGAGCGGATGACTTGAAGATACCTCGGTGGGACGATGCCGCGGTCCGCAATGTCGTGCAGGGCCGACGTGGACCGCTCTTTCTCTCCGGTTATCGGCGGACGTGGCTGCATGATCATGCGACGGAGGGTTATTTCGCCGCGCCGGACGATATCGCCCGCTTGGGTTTTGCCGTCGCTCGGTCGATTGAAGCGGATGATTCCTCCATCCCGGACCTTTCGAAAGACGCACGGGACAGGGCCCATCGCATCGCCGACGCCCTGAAGCAAGCGGAGCGGCCGTTGGTGATCGCCGGCACCGGAAGCGGCTCCCAAGCAACCATCGAGGCCGCAGCCGATGTCGCCTGGGCGCTGCATCGCATGGGGAAGCATCCTCGTCTCAGCTTCGTCCTTCCGGATTGCAACAGCTTGGGCCTCGATCTTCTCGGCGGCGGAACGTTGAACGAGGCGTCTGCATGGATTCGGGAGGGAAAGGCCGACAGTATCATCGTGTTGGAGAACGACCTGTACCGCCACGCGCAGCCCGCGGAGGCCGATGCCCTGTTGAATGCCGCAAACACCGTCATCGTCATCGACTCACTCGATCATCGAACGTCGGCTCGCGCCGACATTCTTCTGCCGGCCGCCACGGTTCCGGAATCCGACGGGACCCTCCTCAATCAGGAAGGTCGCGCACAGCGGTTTTATCAAGTATTCGAGCCGGACGGCGACGTGACCGAAAGTTGGCGCTGGCTGAGGGATCTGGCCCGGGCAACTTCGGATGAAACAGAAAGTCCGTCCGGTGTCGCAACCTGGCAAACCTTTGATGACGCTGTCTCAGGCACGGCGAAAGCGGTCCCGGAACTCGCCCGGATCGAAGAAATCGCTCCCCCCGCTCGTTTTCGTCTCGTGGGGCAAAAGATTCCTCGACAGCCGGAGCGATATAGCGGCCGCACCGCCATGCGGTCCCATCTCACCGTGCATGAGCCGCCTCCCCCGCCCGATCCCGACACGCCGCTGGCTTTTTCAATGGAAGGGTATCGAGGGCCGGTTCCTTCGCCGCTCATTCCGCAGTTCTGGAGTCCCGGCTGGAATTCCACTCAGGCTTTGAACAAATACCAGGACGAAGTCGGCGGCCCGCTGCGCGATGAAATGCCGGGCCTGCGGCTGATCGAGCCGACGGCCGCGCAGGCTCCCTCTCCGTTCATGGACATCCCGCGTCCCTTTCAGCCCACACCTCACCGTTGGCTGCTGTTATCGCTGCCCGCTCTGTTTGGGAGTGAAGAGTTGAGCAATCGCGCGCCGGCCGTCGCCGAACGAATACCGGACCCCTTCATCTCACTGCATCCATCGGACGGCGCCCGACTCCAGTTGGGAGACGGAATCGTCATCGAATTGACGTTGCAGGGAGTCACCTTGCGATTGGCCCTGCGCCTGGACTCTTCCACGCCCCCCGGCACGGCCGGCATCTCCGTGGTCCATGAAGCCGTCGGGATCCGATTGCCGGCTTGGGCGGACCTTACCGAGACCATCCGAGCCGAACGGAGGGTGGCATGA
- a CDS encoding NADH-quinone oxidoreductase subunit I, whose product MTLFRYIRDLVLGLWIVFKRTFSKPVTVQYPEERPYLPPRWRGRIVLTRDPDGEERCVACYLCAVACPVDCIALQATEDPTAHDRRYPAFFRINFSRCIYCGYCEEACPTYAIQLVPDFEQSEYTRSNMVYEKEDLLISGTGKYPDYNFYRVAGVKIRDKDKGEAQNELPPVDVRSLMP is encoded by the coding sequence ATGACACTCTTTCGCTACATCCGTGACCTGGTGCTCGGTCTCTGGATCGTCTTCAAACGCACGTTCAGCAAGCCCGTCACGGTGCAGTATCCCGAGGAACGGCCCTATTTGCCGCCCCGTTGGCGCGGACGGATCGTGTTGACGCGCGATCCTGACGGCGAGGAACGTTGCGTCGCCTGCTATCTCTGCGCGGTCGCCTGTCCGGTCGATTGCATCGCGCTGCAGGCGACCGAAGATCCGACCGCGCATGATCGCCGGTACCCGGCGTTCTTTAGAATCAATTTCTCACGCTGCATCTACTGCGGGTACTGCGAGGAGGCCTGTCCGACCTACGCGATTCAGCTCGTGCCGGATTTCGAACAGAGCGAATACACCCGCTCCAACATGGTGTACGAAAAGGAAGACTTGTTGATCAGCGGCACCGGCAAGTATCCCGACTACAACTTCTATCGAGTCGCAGGCGTGAAGATTCGCGACAAGGACAAGGGTGAGGCTCAGAATGAATTGCCCCCGGTGGATGTGAGGAGTTTGATGCCGTAA
- a CDS encoding NADH:ubiquinone oxidoreductase: MIDWGRTAFIIATMLGGLLTLAALLIWVERRLLGIWQERHGPNRVGPGGILQSLADMIKIFTKEDWIPPFADKAVFVLTPAIIVVAALMSFSVVPIAPGFVVADVNIGVLFFLAMSSLAAYSVIIGGWASNSKFAFLGSLRATAQLLSYEVFMGLSLMGSVLLTGSFNLSDIVDAQRDLWFVVPQFMGFLGFFIAGLAEAHRTPFDVPEAEAELVAGYHAEYSGMKFGMFFVGEYLSVTLLSAMIVILFFGGWHGPLLPPALWFLLKTTVFIVLIILIRATWPRLRFDQFLSFGWKVVMPLALINLLATGGIVLWKGN, encoded by the coding sequence ATGATCGACTGGGGACGCACCGCGTTCATCATCGCCACCATGCTCGGTGGCCTGCTGACACTCGCCGCCCTCCTGATTTGGGTCGAGCGCCGTTTGCTCGGCATCTGGCAGGAGCGCCATGGGCCGAATCGCGTCGGACCAGGCGGGATTCTGCAATCTCTCGCCGACATGATCAAAATCTTCACGAAAGAAGATTGGATTCCACCGTTCGCCGACAAGGCCGTGTTCGTGCTGACGCCGGCGATCATCGTTGTCGCGGCGCTGATGTCGTTCTCGGTCGTCCCCATCGCGCCCGGCTTTGTCGTGGCCGATGTCAATATAGGGGTGCTGTTCTTTTTGGCCATGTCCAGCCTTGCGGCGTACAGCGTGATCATCGGCGGCTGGGCCTCGAACAGCAAATTCGCATTTCTCGGAAGCCTCCGCGCCACCGCTCAACTGCTCAGTTACGAGGTCTTCATGGGCCTGTCCCTGATGGGGTCGGTACTCCTGACCGGATCCTTCAATTTAAGCGATATCGTCGATGCTCAACGTGATCTCTGGTTCGTCGTGCCGCAGTTCATGGGTTTCCTGGGCTTTTTCATCGCGGGCTTGGCCGAGGCGCATCGCACGCCGTTCGATGTGCCGGAGGCGGAAGCCGAGCTGGTGGCCGGATATCACGCGGAGTACAGCGGAATGAAGTTCGGCATGTTTTTCGTCGGCGAATACCTGAGCGTCACCCTGCTGTCGGCGATGATCGTCATTCTGTTTTTCGGCGGATGGCATGGACCGCTGCTGCCGCCGGCGCTGTGGTTTCTGCTCAAGACCACCGTCTTCATCGTATTGATCATCCTCATTCGAGCGACGTGGCCGCGATTGCGCTTCGATCAATTTCTGTCGTTCGGGTGGAAGGTCGTGATGCCGCTCGCGTTGATCAATTTGCTGGCGACAGGAGGAATCGTGCTCTGGAAAGGAAACTGA